The following DNA comes from Synergistaceae bacterium.
AAGATAATCTCCATGTCTTCCGCCGTCATTCCTGCGATACACGACAAGCTATCCCTAATAATTTACGGGGTGGTGCCTTTCAACATCCTGAAGGGGGCCGTGGTCTCCCTGCTGACCTTCAAGCTCTACAAGAGGATGAGCGCTCTCTTTCGCGAGTAGTTCAAGCGCGACAACTTGCGGCGCTTCCCGGCCGATATTTTGCCACGGCGAGGCGCTATATCAGAAAAACCAGCCGAGGATGATCTCCTTCGCCTCCGCAAGACCCTGAGCTCCGAATCTGACGATGACCCATACGGCCAGGGCGTAGATGGCAGTGGCGGCCACGCCGAAGCAAAGGGCGGCGACGAGGGCGAGTCCGTCCCTCTCGGTGAGCGCCACGCCGGTGCAGAAAATCACCATGGCCGGCAGCGTATTGGTCAAAGGAATCGGCAGTATCATCAACCCGCTCATCAGCAGCAGAAGCACCGAACAGAGCACACCTGCGCCCTTCCCCGAGAGGAAGAGCAGTCGCGGGCGGAAAAAACGCTCCACGAAGGAGAAGAATGCGACTGCGCCTGAGATCATCCTCTCTGCGGTGGACCTCTTCATCTCCTTCTCGGAGGCCCATCGCGGAATCCATGGCCTCTCCCTGCCCATCAGGAGCTGGACCGAAAGGATGAACAGCACCACGCCGAAGGGAGTGCTTAGCCCCGGCGCCGGAAATGGAAGGGCGCTCGGCAGGGAGAACAACACCAGCAGTATGCCGAATCCTCGGTCGGCCACGGCCGCGACAAGCTCTCCGAAAAGGACTGTCTCGCCCTGTCTCATCGTGTCCAGAAGACGCCTGAAGTCCTCCGAAAGCGCAACATATTGGACATTGTCATCCATATTGACTGCTGTCTTCTCCCTTCTGCTTCATCTCGCACGCCAAGCTGCAGGCGACACGAAGTTGATACTACCACAATGACTCCCCTAGGCGCTTTGACTTTAGTTGACCGTGCCGGAAAGATAGGCTATATTTACGTCAGGAGGAGCAAACAATCCTGCTCCGCGAAAGGAGAGATAACATGCAGTTCACCGAACCTGCGGATCTGCTAGACCAGAAGGTCTCCGACCAGGCCAAGGCGCTACAGAGCCTTGTGGAAGAGGTCGAGGCAGTTAATTTCTACAATCAGCGAGTCGCGACCACCCCGGACGAGGAGCTTAAAGCGCTTCTGGCCCACAACCGCGACGAGGAGATCGAACATGCCGCCATGCTGATTGAATGGCTGCGCAGGAACATGGACAAGTGGGACGAGGAGCTTAGGACCTACCTGTTCACCACCGCGCCGCTCCTCGAGGTTGAGACCGCCGCCACGTCGAACGGCGATGCGCCGGCGACATCTTCCTCCTCTCCTTCGGGGCTCGGCATAGGAAGCCTCAAGTAGCGCCGGAAAAGGAGGTTGCTTGAATTATGGACATGCTCAGAAGAAGTACGTCTCTCATCACCGGAGAAGCGTGGGAGGAGCTTGATGAACAGGCTAGGAAGGTTCTGACGGCTAACCTCTCCGCGAGGAAATTCGTCGACGTGGACGGCCCCAGGGGATGGACTTACAGCGCTCACCCCACCGGAAGGATCGACATTGACAGGTGCTGCCCGTCCAAGACCGTTCAGTACGGCGTGAACAGGGTTTTGCCGCTCGTGGAGAGCAGGGCGGTCTTCGAGCTTGACATCTGGGAGCTAGACAACATAAGCAGAGGGGCCAAGGATCCCGAACTCGCCCCGCTCGACCTGGCCGCCAGGGAGATAGCCCTGTTCGAGGAGAAGGCCGTCTACAGCGGACTGGCCGCGGCAGGCATCGAGGGGCTCTCCTCCGCCCGAGGGAGCACTTCTCCGCTTGAAAGCGAGGACCCCCGCGGCATCGTCAAAGCTATCTCGGAGGCGGTGTTCATCCTCAAAGAGAAGGCCGTGGAGGGCCCATACGCCTTCGTCGCCTCCCCCGCCCTGTGGAGGATAGTCTACGGGGGGGTTCCCGGCTACCCCACGTCAAAGCACGTGACCAACCTGGTGGACCAGGTGATACTCTCCACGCAAGACGACTCGTACGTCGTCTCGACTAGAGGCGGAGACCTAGAGCTCGTCCTGGGGCAGGACTTCTCGCTCGGCTTCGAGGAGAGAAACGGCGATAAGGTCCGCCTCTTCCTCGCGGAGTCCTTCACCTTCAGGGTGATATCCCCGGAGGCAGTGGTCCAGATCGTATAACACGGCATTCGCCGGCGTAAGAGAGGGCTTGAAAAAGCCCTCTCTTTTTCGTTCTCTCCCTCTTGTTTTTCCCCTCCAAAGGAATATAATCCGCATTGAAACGCCCGGTTGTTCAACCGGGGAAGGTCAGTCATTTCAAGATCGGACAGGAAGACCGTGCTGCGCAACTACGAGGGAGTGATATGCGCCTACGCCGAGCCGGATGACAACAGGAGCAGGTGCTTGGTCAGGTGCAGGGAGATCTGCGGACGAGCGAAGTCGCTCCGTTCCGTAGGTATAGGGTCGCTGTTCGAGGGAGAGGCCGTCTCCATCGAACCCAAGGGGCTGCCACGCGAGATGCGTCGCTCCTCTAGGGTGAGAAGTTCGGAGTGAGCGCCGCACCGAAGACCCGAAGGAATAAAAAATGGGGGAGGAACTTCCCCCCCCCCTCTCCCCTGCTATGATGCTGTCTCGCTGTTTATCGTCCCTCTCTGGAATCCTTGGATAAGGTCGCGGTTCTCCTTCGGTTCCTCGATGCTGGGGACTATGATTTCGTAAGCGCTCGTCCCCGACGAAGCCACCAGCAGATCGCCCACACCCATCATCCTCTGAAAGACTGTCTGGCGCACCTCGATCGAGCGGATCTGTTGCATTCCGATCTCGACCGATTGCTTCGACACAATTCCCTTCTCAAAGGTGACCTCGTCGTTCTTGATTATGAACTCCACGGAACAGCGCTGCAGCGCTATGTACAATACCGGTATCAGGGCGACGCCTATCGTCCACCAGGGGGCGTTATGGCTGGAGATCGCATATATCGCCAGCGCGGCCAGGACCGCCGCCACGAGCCACCAAACCAAGAATCCCCTCCATGCCGGACGCATTCTCTTCTCAAAAGCCTTCTGCTCTGCACTCCCCTTGTCGACAGTCTCCTGCTGAGTCATTAAAAACCCCTCCATTCAGAATATTTGTCCTTCGAAACCCGATGTCCTCCAATGGCCGCATGTTACCGCGGTAAACACCACCCTCGAGTCAAGCCCCGCTTATCAAAGCGCGCTACCGAGCGTTGAACCTACATACGGTCTTGAAATATCTGGGGAAGTATTTTACACCACCTTCGCGTTCCTTGAAAGGGTAAAAGGCACAAATACCCATATGGCGTGAAAAGCTCGAGTTCACTCGTCCTGCCGTTCAGGCGGACTCGCGGAACCGCCCGGTGAAGAAGAAGGGCAGAGCGAGCAACGGCATAAGAGCGACGACTCCGAAGATGGCCTGTATACCGAACAGGTCTCCTATCTTGCCCAACGGCGCCATCATCATGTTACCAAAACCCCAGGAGAGTCCCATCACGATCGAGCTTGCCATTCCACGCGAGTTCGGCGTCATCTCCTGACCTATTGCCGCGGTGATCGGCATAGTGGAGTTGACGGCGACAGTGCCGCAAAGGAAGAAGGTTATGCCGACCCACCCCTTGGTGAAGAGCCCTCCGAGGAGGAAAACCGGGGTGATCAGTATCGCCCACAGCAAGACTCGCCTCTTCTCCCATTTGTCGGCCACCCTGCCGATTATCACCATCGCTATCGTATTCGACAGCATTATCAGGAAGAGCACCAGGCCGACAAGCCCTATGTCCCCTCCCTCCGCAGCGATGCGGATGGGCAGGAACATGCGGACCCCCTGGCTCGTGGTGTCGCGCACGGTCGAGATGGCAAAGACAGGATAGATCACCGCGAAGACGGACTTCATGGTCTCCAGGAGTCCTCTCTGCGGAGAGAAGGAATCTCCGCTCTCGTCCGAGATGGCGGGCATGGTCCTCCATATAAAGAGTCCGAGGACGATCACCGGGACGAGCGCCGCGACCGGCATGAGCCGGTATCCGACTGTGTTCGCCAGGAACACGGCGAACAGGGGGCTGACAGTGCTTCCGGCAGTTCCGGCGACCGCGAAGAGCGCCAGGGAGACGGTGAGCTTTTCCCTAGGCACTACGTGCCCCACTCCTCCGTGCCCCTGCGGGTGGAACATCGCGCTGCCCAGCGCCCACACCCCGACGAAGAAGAGGGCCATGCCGTACGATGGCGACAGAGGGATCATCGACGCACCAAGGCAGGTCATCACCGGACCCCAGATTATAAGCCACGGGTTGGACGACCTGTCGGACAGGTAGCCTATCACCGGCTGTACTATGACGTGTATTATGCCGAGAAAAGTGCTGAAGAACCCCGCCTGGGTCATCGTTATGCCGAGGTTCTTGATCAGCGTGGGTATGAAGGTCGGCAGGAATGAGGCGTAGAGGTCGTTCATAAAGTGTCCGGCGGAAAGAAGCGAGAGCTTGAATTTCGAGCCCTCGGGGCGCAACAGGCTTGAAGCTTTTGTCGACATGAAATTATCCCACTCCTAAATTTCGATCTGTGTGCCGGACACAATCATACACCATGCATAATATAATTTGCACGAAAAAGCCATAACTCGCCAAAAGAATTATCTTCACTTGCCGTGGAAGCAGAAAAGCCGCAGGGGCAAGCAATTTATTTGAACGCGGGAGCGATGACTTCGGCGCTTGCCCGGCGCTCAGGGCTCCACGCCCGGTCTGGCCGGCCTTCCGAAAACGGCCAGCCATATGCAGGGCGGGTCGGAGCTGGTCGAGGCCACCCTGTGGCGCAGGCCGGCGGGCAGAAAAACCCAATCACCCGCCCCAAGCCGCACGATTTCGCCCTCCTCGAACTCGAGAGCCGCATCTCCCTGTAAAAGCGCAACCCACTCGTCCTCATCCTGGTCGTACCAGAAGCCGGGAGGCGAGCTCTGTCCGGTCGAGACTATCCTCTCGACACGAAAACTCCCCGCTGCGACCAGGTCCTCGGACAGCTCGCCGGCGGGGAGTACGGCAGGAAGTCTCAACAGGCTTCCCAGGTCATGATCCATCATTTTCGGCCTGCGCATGGAAAACAGCCTCTTTCTACACTTTTTCCTTGCGCATCTCCTCGCGCCTTCTCTCGGCTTCCTCGTTCCTCTCCTTGATGAACTCTCTCTGCTTCAACCGCCGATCCTCGATCTGCTTTTCGAGCATCTTCTTCTTTACCTGCTTGTCGTAGGTCTCGGCGGACTTCTTCACGGTCTCGTGGTGCCTGTCCATAATCTCGAGCCGCTCCCTCTCGACCTCTCTCCTGGCCTTCTCGACCTTCTTCTGCGCCTTCTCCTTCTGCTCCTCCGCCTTCTCCTCGACTATATCCTCCAGGGGAGGGACGTTGAACGGAAGGTTTGCACCCGTGCGATCGACTTTCATCAAGATCCCCCTCTTTCACGTTTTTGACGTTGCTCTATTATATATCGGATCCGCGGGATAGTCTCCTTCAGCCGACG
Coding sequences within:
- a CDS encoding exopolysaccharide biosynthesis protein gives rise to the protein MDDNVQYVALSEDFRRLLDTMRQGETVLFGELVAAVADRGFGILLVLFSLPSALPFPAPGLSTPFGVVLFILSVQLLMGRERPWIPRWASEKEMKRSTAERMISGAVAFFSFVERFFRPRLLFLSGKGAGVLCSVLLLLMSGLMILPIPLTNTLPAMVIFCTGVALTERDGLALVAALCFGVAATAIYALAVWVIVRFGAQGLAEAKEIILGWFF
- a CDS encoding bacteriocin family protein, with amino-acid sequence MDMLRRSTSLITGEAWEELDEQARKVLTANLSARKFVDVDGPRGWTYSAHPTGRIDIDRCCPSKTVQYGVNRVLPLVESRAVFELDIWELDNISRGAKDPELAPLDLAAREIALFEEKAVYSGLAAAGIEGLSSARGSTSPLESEDPRGIVKAISEAVFILKEKAVEGPYAFVASPALWRIVYGGVPGYPTSKHVTNLVDQVILSTQDDSYVVSTRGGDLELVLGQDFSLGFEERNGDKVRLFLAESFTFRVISPEAVVQIV
- a CDS encoding PH domain-containing protein yields the protein MEGFLMTQQETVDKGSAEQKAFEKRMRPAWRGFLVWWLVAAVLAALAIYAISSHNAPWWTIGVALIPVLYIALQRCSVEFIIKNDEVTFEKGIVSKQSVEIGMQQIRSIEVRQTVFQRMMGVGDLLVASSGTSAYEIIVPSIEEPKENRDLIQGFQRGTINSETAS
- a CDS encoding MFS transporter, with protein sequence MSTKASSLLRPEGSKFKLSLLSAGHFMNDLYASFLPTFIPTLIKNLGITMTQAGFFSTFLGIIHVIVQPVIGYLSDRSSNPWLIIWGPVMTCLGASMIPLSPSYGMALFFVGVWALGSAMFHPQGHGGVGHVVPREKLTVSLALFAVAGTAGSTVSPLFAVFLANTVGYRLMPVAALVPVIVLGLFIWRTMPAISDESGDSFSPQRGLLETMKSVFAVIYPVFAISTVRDTTSQGVRMFLPIRIAAEGGDIGLVGLVLFLIMLSNTIAMVIIGRVADKWEKRRVLLWAILITPVFLLGGLFTKGWVGITFFLCGTVAVNSTMPITAAIGQEMTPNSRGMASSIVMGLSWGFGNMMMAPLGKIGDLFGIQAIFGVVALMPLLALPFFFTGRFRESA
- a CDS encoding cupin domain-containing protein: MRRPKMMDHDLGSLLRLPAVLPAGELSEDLVAAGSFRVERIVSTGQSSPPGFWYDQDEDEWVALLQGDAALEFEEGEIVRLGAGDWVFLPAGLRHRVASTSSDPPCIWLAVFGRPARPGVEP